TGGTCGTCCGCGGTGAGGGGGAAGCCGGTCTCGTTCCGGTAGCCGTCCATGTTGTCCGGCTCGACGGCGTCGAAGCCCTTCTCCCGGCACATGTCGAGGCGTTCGGCCATCAGGGGCTCCAGGACGTCCGTCGCGCGGATGTCCAGCCACCGCTCGCCCTCCCACCCGTTGCCCTTGCCCAGCACGGACTCGGGGAACTTCGCCGCGTCGGGCCGGAAGTCCTCCCAGGCGCCGGTGGAGAGGTAGCAGATGACCTTGCGGCCGTCGTCGTGCAGACCGGCGACCGTGGCCTTCGTGTGGTCGAAGCCGTCGATGTCGTAGACCGGCACGTCCACGGAGGTGTCGAGCTTCCCGCTGAGCTGCCACTGCCAGGCGGTGCCGGGCCGCGGCCGCCAGTGGTCCGCGGCGTCCCCACCGTCCCCGCCGCCCCCGCCGTCAACGGGAGACGAGGTGCAGCCCGCGAGCAGCAGGAGGAGGGCTATCGACAGGACCGGGCGTCTCACGGGGGTGCTCCAGGGTGTGGGGTGGCGCGGTGGCGTACCCCAGGAATGATCTCTCATCCCGGGTACCCGGCGGGAAACCGCGGACCCGCGGGAGCGGACGCGCGCGGGCGCGAGCGTAGGCTCGTCCCGGGTGTTCGCCCGCCCGGGCGAGGACCGCGTCGCAGGAGGGATCCAGGGTCGGATGTCGGGCCCGGTCGACCCACCCGCATTCGGCCACACCAGACTTCATACGGAAGCGAGAATTCACCACCGTGACTGCTCTCACTCTCAGCACCGCAGCGGCGCCCGGCCTCCGGGCCGACGCGATCGTGATCGGTGTCGCCAAGGACACGGCGGCCAAGTCCCAGGGCCTGGTCGTCGCACCCGGCGCCGAGGCCGTGGACAAGGCGTACGACGGCCGGCTCGCCGGCGTCCTGGAGACCCTCGGTGCCTCCGGCGCCGAGGGCGAGGTGACGAAGCTGCCCGCTCCGTCCGGCTTCAAGGCACCCCTCGTGGTGGCGGTGGGTCTCGGCGCCCGGCCCGAGAAGGACGCCGCCTTCGACGCCGAGGCGCTGCGCAAGGCGGCCGGTGTCGCCGCCCGCACCCTGGCCGGCGCCAAGAAGGCCGCCTTCGCCCTCCCGCTCACCGAGGCCGCCGACGCCGGCGCCGTCGGTGAGGGAGTGCTGCTCGGCGCGTACTCCTTCGACGCCTACAAGGAGAAGGGCGCCGCCAAGGCCAGGAACGGCAAGGCCCCGCTGGCGGAGGCCACGCTGCTCGGCGGCAAGCCCCGCGACAAGGCGTACAAGGCCGCGATCGAGCGTGCCGCGGCCGTGGCCGAGGAGCTGAACCGCGCCCGCGACCTGGTCAACACCCCGCCGAACGACCTGAACCCGGAGGCGTTCGCGGCGATCGCGCAGGCCGCGGCCAAGGAGCACGGCATCAAGGTGCAGGTGCTCGACGAGAAGGCGCTGGCCAAGGGCGGCTACGGCGGCATCCTGGGCGTCGGTGCCGGGTCCGCGGCGGGTCCGCGGCTGGTGAAGCTGTCGTACACGTCGTCCAAGGCGACGAAGTCCCTGGCGTTCGTCGGCAAGGGCATCACCTACGACTCGGGCGGCATCTCGCTGAAGCCGGCCGGGCACAACGAGACGATGAAGTGCGACATGGCCGGTGCCGCCGCCGTGTTCGCCGCCGTCGTCGCCGCCGCGCGTCTGGGCCTGGAGGTCAACGTGACCGGCTGGCTGGCGCTGGCCGAGAACATGCCCTCGGGCTCGGCGACGCGCCCGGGTGACGTGCTGCGGATGTACAGCGGCAAGACGGTGGAGGTGCTCAACACCGACGCCGAGGGGCGGCTGGTGCTCGCGGACGCGCTGTGGGCGGCCTCGCAGGAGAAGCCGGACGCGATCATCGACGTGGCGACGCTGACCGGCGCGATGATGCTGGCGCTGGGCAGCCGGACGTACGGGGTCATGGCGAACGACGACGCGTTCCGCGCCGCGGTGCACGAGGCGGCGGAGGAGGTCGGCGAGCCGGCCTGGCCGATGCCGCTGCCGGAGCACCTGCGCAAGGGGATGGACTCGGCGACCGCTGACATCGCGAACATGGGTGAGCGGATGGGCGGCGGTCTGGTGGCCGGCCTCTTCCTGCGCGAGTTCGTGGGCGAGGGCATCGCCTGGGCGCACCTGGACATCGCGGGCCCGGCGTTCAACGAGAGCGGTCCCTTCGGGTACACGCCGAAGGGTGGCACGGGTACGGCGGTGCGGACGCTGGTCCGCGTGGCCGAGCTGACGGCTGCGGGTGACCTGGGCTAGGGGCGCTCGAGAGCTCGGGGGTGCGGGTGATCTTGCGACCGCGGGTCCGTCGTGGCTGGTCGCGCAGTTCCCCGCGCCCCTGGCGGCACTGTCGTGCCGTCGGCGGCAAGTGAACGTGGCTCGTCGCGCCCGCGCGGCGGAGCCGCTGTCAGACCCAGCCCCGCGCCCCTGGCGGCGTCGCTCCTCCCGCGGCCACAGGGAACGTGGGGCGTCTCACACCCCGGCCCCACGTCTCGTTCGCCTCTCACAAGTGCGAAGATGGAGCCCGGCAGGACAGGGCCCACCCAAGGGCCGAGAACAATGAGCGGCCGGACACCAGCCGCCGACCGGTCACTGGAGACCGGCGTGGCGCACATGCATGGAGGACGTGACGTGGCGAACGACGCCAGCACCGTTTTCGACCTAGTGATCCTCGGCGGTGGCAGCGGTGGTTACGCCGCGGCCCTGCGCGGGGCGCAGCTGGGCCTGGACGTCGCCCTGATCGAGAAGGGCAAGGTCGGCGGTACCTGCCTGCACAACGGCTGCATTCCTACGAAGGCCCTGCTGCACGCGGGCGAGATCGCCGACCAGGCCCGCGAGAGCGAGCAGTTCGGTGTGAAGGCCACCTTCGAGGGCATCGACATGGCGGCCGTCCACAAGTACAAGGACGACGTGATCTCGGGCCTCTACAAGGGCCTGCAGGGTCTGATCGCCTCGCGCAAGGTGACCTACATCGAGGGCGAGGGCCGGCTGTCCTCGCCGACCTCCGTGGATGTGAACGGTCAGCGGGTCCAGGGCCGGCACGTGCTGCTGGCGACCGGCTCCGTGCCGAAGTCGCTGCCCGGCCTGGACATCGACGGCGAGCGGATCATCTCGTCCGACCACGCCCTCAAGCTCGACCGCGTGCCGAAGTCCGCAATCGTGCTCGGCGGCGGCGTCATCGGCGTCGAGTTCGCCTCCGCGTGGAAGTCCTTCGGCGCCGACGTCACGATCATCGAGGGCCTCAAGCACCTCGTCCCGGTCGAGGACGAGAACAGCTCCAAGCTGCTGGAGCGCGCCTTCCGCAAGCGCGGCATCAAGTTCAACCTGGGCACCTTCTTCGAGAAGGCCGAGTACACCCAGGACGGCGTCAAGGTCACCCTCGCCGACGGCAAGGAGTTCGAGGCCGAGGTTCTGCTCGTCGCCATCGGCCGCGGCCCGGTCTCCCAGGGCCTGGGCTACGAGGAGGCCGGGGTCGCCATGGACCGCGGTTTCGTCCTCGTCGACGAGTACATGCGGACCAACGTCCCGACGGTCTCCGCCGTCGGTGACCTCGCCCCCACCCTCCAGCTCGCGCACGTCGGCTTCGCCGAGGGCATCCTGGTGGCGGAGCGGCTCGCCGGCCTGAAGA
The Streptomyces sp. NBC_01723 genome window above contains:
- the lpdA gene encoding dihydrolipoyl dehydrogenase, translating into MANDASTVFDLVILGGGSGGYAAALRGAQLGLDVALIEKGKVGGTCLHNGCIPTKALLHAGEIADQARESEQFGVKATFEGIDMAAVHKYKDDVISGLYKGLQGLIASRKVTYIEGEGRLSSPTSVDVNGQRVQGRHVLLATGSVPKSLPGLDIDGERIISSDHALKLDRVPKSAIVLGGGVIGVEFASAWKSFGADVTIIEGLKHLVPVEDENSSKLLERAFRKRGIKFNLGTFFEKAEYTQDGVKVTLADGKEFEAEVLLVAIGRGPVSQGLGYEEAGVAMDRGFVLVDEYMRTNVPTVSAVGDLAPTLQLAHVGFAEGILVAERLAGLKTVPVDYDGVPRVTYCHPEVASVGITEAKAKEIYGADKVVALKYNLAGNGKSKILKTAGEIKLVQVKDGAVVGVHMVGDRMGEQVGEAQLIYNWEALPAEVAQLIHAHPTQNEAMGEAHLALAGKPLHSHD
- a CDS encoding endo alpha-1,4 polygalactosaminidase; the protein is MRRPVLSIALLLLLAGCTSSPVDGGGGGDGGDAADHWRPRPGTAWQWQLSGKLDTSVDVPVYDIDGFDHTKATVAGLHDDGRKVICYLSTGAWEDFRPDAAKFPESVLGKGNGWEGERWLDIRATDVLEPLMAERLDMCREKGFDAVEPDNMDGYRNETGFPLTADDQLRYNRLIAELAHERGMAVGLKNDLDQIPELVDDFDFAVNEQCAQYGECGDNQPFIEADKAVFHVEYELPTERFCAESRKMRLSSMLKKYELGVEREAC
- a CDS encoding leucyl aminopeptidase, yielding MTALTLSTAAAPGLRADAIVIGVAKDTAAKSQGLVVAPGAEAVDKAYDGRLAGVLETLGASGAEGEVTKLPAPSGFKAPLVVAVGLGARPEKDAAFDAEALRKAAGVAARTLAGAKKAAFALPLTEAADAGAVGEGVLLGAYSFDAYKEKGAAKARNGKAPLAEATLLGGKPRDKAYKAAIERAAAVAEELNRARDLVNTPPNDLNPEAFAAIAQAAAKEHGIKVQVLDEKALAKGGYGGILGVGAGSAAGPRLVKLSYTSSKATKSLAFVGKGITYDSGGISLKPAGHNETMKCDMAGAAAVFAAVVAAARLGLEVNVTGWLALAENMPSGSATRPGDVLRMYSGKTVEVLNTDAEGRLVLADALWAASQEKPDAIIDVATLTGAMMLALGSRTYGVMANDDAFRAAVHEAAEEVGEPAWPMPLPEHLRKGMDSATADIANMGERMGGGLVAGLFLREFVGEGIAWAHLDIAGPAFNESGPFGYTPKGGTGTAVRTLVRVAELTAAGDLG